The genomic window GCATTGTGGTCACAGCCAGAGCGCACGCATTTTTACAGATAAATCGGCACGAGTTACTGTGTAATCCTCCCATACGGATAGCATCTTTTTGGAGCCTCATTGTTTCACTCGTGTCGCCGTGCATACCTGATGTCATAGATTCCATAGAAGTCTTTCTTCGCTTCCAAAAAACTTGAGTGAAGGAAATGCGCTCAATGCGCCGACAGCTGTTTGAGCCAAAATCAATGCACCGGAGCCACTTTTCATCTGCAATCGCAGACCTGCTATCTGAAAAGCTATAACTCTGATCGCAAACTTTACAGTCACCCCGATTGGATCACTTATCTCAAAGTGAGCAATCAATTCCAGGATTATGCTGGGCAACGACCTTGCCGTTTATCGAACCGCGAACGTCGGCACCTATAAAGCCGCCTGCACCTGTCAAACGGCATGTTCGGGCTATACCTGGCACGCTGCGTCGCAATCATGCTTTTTGAAGAGTGGCAGCGCGGACAAGCAAGCTTATTCAGGCCATGGCTGGACCAGCGGCGTGAAACGTTAAGACACGGACCCTGGGTCTGCCCAGGGTTTTTCCTAGGCCTGCGACTGAATCCAGCTGTCGTAGCGCTTCCGGCTCGCACGGAAATGAGAGAGGCTAAGACTCAGGCACAGAATCGCAAGAAGGGTGGCCACGGTTGTCGTCAGCACCAGCGACAGATGGATGTCCTGATCGTTCTTAAAAACAAAATCCGTGACCAGAGCCAGGGTCATGGGACCAAGCCCCAGGCCAATTAAATTGATGA from Oligoflexus sp. includes these protein-coding regions:
- a CDS encoding PAN domain-containing protein codes for the protein MLGNDLAVYRTANVGTYKAACTCQTACSGYTWHAASQSCFLKSGSADKQAYSGHGWTSGVKR